The genomic segment CAATACTTTTACGATTTCTCCAATATAAATTGTGTGATAATCTTTTTCAGGATAAATTTTCTCATCAAAAGAAGGATTATCAAAGTTTTCAGGTTTAATTTCTGTATGATACATTTTTTTGCATACTACCACCATTTTAGCTTCTTTAAAGTAAGTATTATTCTCATCAAAAATTGGAGTTAAATTTGCTTTTTCAACTTTGTTATTATCTCGTCCAGAAAGACTTCCACAAATATTTAAAGCTTTTCTGTATTCTTCGCTAAAAAATGATAATGTAAATGTATCATTTGAATCTACAAATTGTTTTGTGTAACGTCCAGGTCTAATGTATACAGTAGCTGAGTTTTTACCCCAGAATACGCCTAGTCCTCCCCAACTTGCAGTCATGGTATTAAATTTATTTTCAGTACCAGCTGTGATTAATAACCACTCGTGTCCGATGAGAGTGAATGGATTTATATTTAGGTTTTTAATTTCAATTTCTTTGAATGACATATGCTTGCCTCCTATAAATTTTTTTATTTAATAATTTATACTTATTTTAAAGCTATTATAATAAAAGTTCAATTACATAATTTAAAATTTTATATAATTACTTAAATCAATTTTTTAGGAAATCA from the Clostridium beijerinckii genome contains:
- a CDS encoding flavin reductase family protein → MSFKEIEIKNLNINPFTLIGHEWLLITAGTENKFNTMTASWGGLGVFWGKNSATVYIRPGRYTKQFVDSNDTFTLSFFSEEYRKALNICGSLSGRDNNKVEKANLTPIFDENNTYFKEAKMVVVCKKMYHTEIKPENFDNPSFDEKIYPEKDYHTIYIGEIVKVLVNE